A genomic segment from Hoeflea prorocentri encodes:
- a CDS encoding L,D-transpeptidase family protein, giving the protein MASNGWERGTVRLTGWKSAIAVAGMSLAIAGCQDVLESVDNKAEYELPKKLVNKMKAHDQRVRAPIMMRIFKEEGMLEVWKAKGNGRYAMVKEYEICKWSGELGPKFKEGDRQAPEGYYHVKPHQMNPNSSYYLSFNMGFPNAYDRAHGRTGSHLMVHGACSSAGCYSMTDELMIEIYAFAREAHRGGQQAFQVQAYPFRMTAENMARHRNHRHYEYWEMIKVGYDHFELTKRPPKVDVCDGQYVFNQVAEEGDEFHPQRACPVSAPPQSLALAYAAHTKKYDQEFAAAIKELNDRTKTPAIATLLSPGRTSNEQTATIQQSTPVAGSNAAIAPLPPATDVGSVAAVPAVPTPSPATAAAPQPSKKKKSWWRVW; this is encoded by the coding sequence TTGGCGTCAAACGGATGGGAAAGGGGCACAGTGCGTCTGACTGGCTGGAAATCGGCAATCGCCGTTGCGGGTATGAGCCTTGCCATTGCGGGATGCCAGGATGTCCTGGAATCCGTCGACAACAAGGCCGAATACGAGCTTCCCAAGAAACTCGTCAACAAGATGAAGGCGCATGACCAGCGGGTCCGCGCGCCCATCATGATGCGTATCTTCAAGGAAGAAGGCATGCTCGAGGTCTGGAAGGCCAAGGGTAACGGCCGCTACGCGATGGTCAAGGAATATGAGATCTGCAAGTGGTCGGGTGAACTCGGACCGAAGTTCAAGGAAGGCGACCGCCAGGCGCCGGAAGGCTACTATCACGTCAAGCCCCACCAGATGAATCCCAATTCCAGCTACTACCTGTCGTTCAACATGGGCTTTCCCAACGCCTATGACAGAGCACACGGGCGCACCGGTTCGCATTTGATGGTCCATGGCGCCTGCTCGTCCGCCGGCTGTTACTCGATGACCGACGAGCTGATGATCGAGATCTACGCCTTCGCCCGCGAGGCCCATCGCGGCGGTCAGCAGGCTTTCCAGGTGCAGGCCTATCCGTTCCGCATGACCGCCGAGAACATGGCTCGACATCGCAACCACCGGCATTATGAATACTGGGAGATGATCAAGGTCGGCTATGATCATTTCGAATTGACCAAGCGGCCTCCTAAGGTCGATGTGTGTGACGGGCAGTATGTCTTCAACCAGGTCGCCGAAGAGGGTGATGAATTCCACCCGCAGCGCGCCTGCCCGGTTTCAGCTCCGCCGCAATCGCTTGCCCTGGCCTATGCGGCCCATACGAAGAAATATGACCAGGAGTTCGCTGCGGCGATCAAAGAGCTGAACGACCGCACCAAAACCCCTGCAATTGCCACATTGCTGTCGCCCGGACGAACCAGCAACGAACAGACCGCAACGATTCAGCAATCGACACCGGTGGCCGGCAGCAATGCCGCAATCGCCCCTCTGCCTCCGGCAACCGATGTGGGCAGTGTCGCGGCCGTT
- a CDS encoding acetyl-CoA carboxylase carboxyltransferase subunit alpha gives MINYLDFEKPLSDIEGKIHELRRLAGDDEIIDTAAEIEKLEARAKDVLADLYTKLTPWQKTQVARHPARPHFRDYAEALFEEFTPLAGDRKFSNDEAIQAGLGRFRGQGVAIIGQEKGNDTKSRIRHNFGSARPEGYRKAVRVLEMANRFGLPVITLIDTSGAYPGVGAEERGQAEAIARSTEMCLNVKVPIISVVIGEGGSGGAIAIATGNRIYMLEHAIYSVISPEGAASILWRDAARAKDAAANMKITAQDLKQLGVIDDIIEEPVGGAHRDPAAVIAATGDAIAGGLDDLSSLDGDMLRRNRRQKFLDMGRNL, from the coding sequence ATGATCAACTATCTCGACTTCGAAAAACCGTTGTCAGACATCGAAGGCAAGATTCACGAGCTACGCAGGCTTGCCGGGGACGACGAAATCATCGACACCGCCGCCGAAATCGAAAAACTCGAAGCGCGCGCCAAGGATGTTCTGGCTGATCTCTATACCAAGCTGACCCCATGGCAGAAGACACAGGTCGCACGGCACCCCGCCCGTCCGCATTTCCGCGACTATGCCGAAGCTCTTTTTGAAGAATTCACGCCTCTTGCCGGCGACCGCAAATTCTCGAACGATGAAGCAATCCAGGCCGGTCTCGGACGTTTCCGGGGACAGGGTGTGGCGATCATTGGCCAGGAAAAGGGCAATGATACAAAATCCCGTATCCGGCATAATTTCGGCAGTGCCCGGCCCGAAGGTTATCGCAAGGCTGTCCGTGTCCTGGAGATGGCGAACCGGTTCGGCCTGCCGGTGATTACGCTGATCGACACATCAGGCGCCTATCCGGGCGTTGGGGCCGAGGAACGCGGCCAGGCGGAAGCCATCGCCCGTTCAACGGAAATGTGCCTCAACGTCAAGGTTCCGATTATCTCCGTCGTCATAGGCGAAGGTGGTTCCGGCGGAGCCATCGCCATCGCGACCGGCAATCGGATCTATATGCTCGAACATGCGATCTACAGCGTCATTTCGCCCGAAGGTGCAGCCTCGATCCTGTGGCGCGATGCGGCGCGCGCCAAGGACGCCGCCGCCAATATGAAGATCACCGCCCAGGATCTGAAGCAGCTCGGCGTTATAGACGACATTATCGAAGAACCGGTCGGCGGGGCCCATCGCGACCCCGCCGCGGTCATCGCCGCAACCGGAGATGCAATCGCCGGCGGTCTTGACGATCTCAGTTCGCTCGACGGCGACATGCTGCGCCGTAACCGGCGTCAGAAGTTCCTCGACATGGGCCGCAATCTTTAG
- a CDS encoding site-specific tyrosine recombinase XerD produces MADLSLAHLEAFLEMMSAERGAAGNTLSSYRNDLEDAHAFMSGGGSSLASARSEDLQRYLSDIADRGFAASSQARRLSALRQFYRFLYTEGLRTDDPTGILDSPKKRQPLPKSLSMENVTALIEQARSEADETAIDDPERLIRLRRLALIELLYATGLRVTELVGLPASVATQQDKRFLIVRGKGGKERLVPLSSASRDALMRYAKALRARDEGAGSPFLFPSRSAGGHLPRQVFARELKALGIRSGLPAKALSPHVLRHAFASHLLQNGADLRVVQELLGHSDISTTQIYTHILEERLHRLVSENHPLAIADKNST; encoded by the coding sequence ATGGCTGATCTGAGCCTGGCGCATCTCGAAGCCTTTCTGGAGATGATGAGCGCCGAGCGCGGCGCGGCAGGCAACACGCTTTCTTCCTACAGAAACGACCTTGAAGACGCGCACGCTTTCATGAGCGGCGGCGGCTCAAGTCTTGCCTCGGCACGAAGCGAAGACCTGCAGCGCTACTTATCGGACATCGCGGACCGAGGTTTCGCCGCCAGTTCTCAGGCACGGCGCCTCTCGGCACTCAGGCAATTCTACCGGTTCCTCTACACCGAAGGCCTGCGAACGGACGACCCGACCGGAATTCTGGATTCGCCGAAAAAAAGACAGCCGTTACCCAAGAGCTTGAGCATGGAAAATGTCACGGCTCTGATCGAACAGGCCAGAAGCGAAGCCGACGAAACAGCCATTGATGATCCCGAGCGGCTGATCCGGCTGCGTCGGCTTGCGTTGATCGAACTGCTCTATGCCACCGGTCTGCGGGTGACAGAACTCGTGGGGCTTCCAGCATCGGTGGCAACCCAGCAAGACAAGCGCTTCCTGATCGTCCGGGGAAAGGGCGGCAAGGAGCGTCTTGTTCCGCTGTCCTCGGCATCCAGAGATGCGTTGATGCGCTATGCCAAGGCGCTGCGAGCGCGCGACGAGGGCGCTGGATCGCCATTTCTGTTTCCCTCGCGCTCGGCCGGTGGACATCTGCCACGACAGGTCTTTGCCCGCGAATTGAAGGCGCTCGGCATTCGCAGCGGCCTGCCCGCCAAGGCCCTGTCGCCACACGTTTTGCGGCATGCTTTCGCCAGTCACCTCTTGCAGAACGGCGCCGATCTGCGCGTGGTCCAGGAACTGCTCGGCCATTCGGATATTTCGACCACACAGATCTACACGCACATATTGGAGGAGCGGCTGCACCGCCTGGTCAGCGAGAATCATCCCCTTGCAATTGCGGATAAAAACAGCACATAG
- a CDS encoding histidine kinase: MPSLIRFLVFCAVIAGLVYGAMYALTIYVDPKPRQIEIRVPTEKVNPN, encoded by the coding sequence ATGCCGTCACTCATCCGGTTTCTTGTCTTTTGCGCAGTTATTGCCGGCCTGGTGTATGGCGCCATGTATGCGCTGACCATTTATGTTGACCCCAAACCGCGTCAGATTGAAATTCGCGTGCCGACCGAGAAGGTCAATCCGAACTGA
- a CDS encoding shikimate kinase — protein sequence MMTRASESAHPQADEARACLGSRAVAFVGLMGAGKSVIGRMSAQAMRIPFVDSDHEIEQVSRMSISDLFAQYGEAEFRALEARVIKRLLQEGPMVLSTGGGAFMQAPVRDYIGQSGLSLWLKADLDVLWERVKRRSHRPLLQTDNPEATLSALLDERYPVYAMADLVVQSRDAPKETIVDEVLDAIIKNGPQEAGDRKDG from the coding sequence ATGATGACCCGTGCATCCGAATCAGCGCACCCGCAGGCCGACGAGGCGCGCGCCTGTCTGGGCAGTCGGGCCGTGGCGTTTGTCGGGCTTATGGGCGCAGGCAAATCGGTGATCGGCCGCATGTCCGCGCAGGCCATGCGGATCCCATTTGTCGATTCCGATCACGAGATCGAGCAGGTCTCACGCATGTCAATCTCGGACCTTTTCGCCCAATATGGCGAGGCCGAGTTCAGGGCGCTTGAAGCACGGGTCATCAAAAGGTTGCTTCAGGAAGGGCCGATGGTGCTTTCGACCGGCGGCGGTGCGTTCATGCAGGCGCCGGTTCGTGACTATATCGGGCAGTCCGGCTTGTCGTTGTGGCTGAAGGCGGATCTGGATGTCCTGTGGGAGCGGGTGAAACGCCGCAGTCACAGGCCGCTTTTGCAGACGGACAACCCGGAGGCAACGCTTTCGGCGTTGCTTGACGAGCGTTACCCGGTCTACGCAATGGCCGATCTCGTTGTCCAGTCGCGTGACGCGCCGAAGGAAACGATCGTGGACGAGGTTCTCGACGCGATTATCAAAAACGGACCGCAAGAAGCCGGTGACAGAAAAGATGGTTGA
- the aroB gene encoding 3-dehydroquinate synthase, protein MKSNAGPGEEARVRVDLGARSYDILIGPGRIAEAGAQIAQRLPDAQVAIITDETVAGLHLDTLGESLSAAGIKAVPIILPAGERTKSFEHLMQACDAVLDARLERGDAVVALGGGVIGDLTGFVAGIVRRGMHYVQVPTSLLAQVDSSVGGKTGINTGHGKNLVGVFHQPELVLADTDVLDTLSEREFRAGYAEVAKYGLIDRPEFFAWLEDNWREVFSGGAARVEAIATSCQAKADVVAADERESGHRALLNLGHTFGHALEAATGYDSRRLVHGEGVAIGVVLAHEFSARMNHASPDDARRVAEHLRAVGLPTSIHDIDGELPPPDILMEHIAQDKKVKRGKLTFILTRGIGQSFIADDVPQSEVLGFLKEKYTQ, encoded by the coding sequence ATGAAATCGAACGCCGGGCCGGGTGAAGAGGCGAGGGTACGGGTAGATCTGGGCGCGCGCTCCTATGACATCCTGATCGGACCCGGGCGCATTGCCGAGGCCGGCGCTCAGATTGCACAGCGATTGCCGGACGCCCAAGTCGCCATCATCACGGATGAGACGGTTGCCGGGCTTCATCTCGACACTTTGGGCGAAAGCCTGTCAGCAGCCGGGATCAAGGCCGTGCCGATCATCCTGCCGGCCGGCGAACGGACCAAGAGCTTCGAACATCTGATGCAGGCCTGCGACGCGGTGCTTGACGCCCGGCTCGAGCGCGGCGACGCCGTGGTGGCGCTCGGAGGCGGGGTGATCGGCGATCTCACCGGCTTTGTCGCCGGGATCGTGCGCCGGGGCATGCATTATGTGCAGGTGCCGACGTCGCTGTTGGCGCAGGTCGATTCCTCCGTCGGAGGCAAGACCGGCATCAACACCGGCCACGGCAAGAACCTGGTTGGAGTCTTTCACCAGCCAGAGCTGGTGCTGGCCGATACCGATGTTCTCGACACGTTGAGCGAGCGGGAGTTTCGTGCCGGTTATGCGGAGGTTGCCAAATACGGCCTCATTGACAGGCCGGAGTTTTTCGCCTGGCTGGAGGACAATTGGCGAGAGGTCTTTTCCGGCGGTGCCGCCCGCGTTGAAGCCATCGCCACGAGCTGTCAGGCAAAGGCCGATGTGGTGGCGGCGGATGAGCGCGAAAGCGGTCACCGCGCATTGCTCAATCTCGGTCACACATTCGGCCATGCGCTTGAGGCGGCGACGGGTTATGACAGCCGGCGCCTGGTGCATGGCGAGGGCGTCGCCATCGGTGTGGTGCTCGCGCACGAGTTTTCGGCACGCATGAACCATGCGAGCCCGGATGACGCCAGGCGTGTTGCGGAGCATTTGCGCGCCGTTGGTTTGCCGACAAGCATTCACGATATTGACGGAGAGCTGCCGCCACCTGATATATTGATGGAGCACATCGCCCAGGACAAAAAGGTCAAAAGGGGCAAACTGACCTTCATCCTCACTCGGGGAATAGGCCAGTCCTTTATCGCCGATGATGTGCCGCAATCCGAAGTTCTCGGTTTCTTGAAGGAAAAATACACACAATGA
- a CDS encoding HlyC/CorC family transporter, translating into MIAEYWLVILIIIALIAVSGFFSGSETALTAASRARMHQLEANGQHSAGIVVRLIQRRDRLIGALLIGNNLVNILASALATSLFLSLFGEAGVAYATLAMTILLVIFAEVLPKSWAISSTDRFAMTVAPFVRVFVAVAGPLSSVVNAIVRRLLGLLGVTLSTETSMLSAQEELRGAVALLHREGSVVKADRDRLGGVLDLGELEVSDVMVHRTSMRMINADEEPETAVRQVLESPYTRMPVWRGETDNIIGVIHAKDVLRALAGTGGDRKTVDIVKTAQKPWFVPDTTNVKDQLSAFLRRKAHFAIVVDEYGEVEGLVTLEDILEEIVGDIADEHDLEMQGVRQEADGSVVVDGNVPIRDLNRALDWNLPDEEATTVAGLVIHESQIIPEERQAFTYHGMRFIVMKRVKNRITKLRIRPVASESGS; encoded by the coding sequence ATGATTGCCGAATATTGGCTGGTCATCCTTATCATCATCGCCCTTATTGCCGTTTCGGGGTTCTTTTCCGGTTCGGAAACGGCGCTGACCGCCGCCTCGCGTGCCCGCATGCACCAGCTCGAGGCCAACGGGCAGCACAGCGCCGGTATCGTCGTGCGGCTGATCCAACGCCGCGACAGGCTGATCGGAGCGCTGCTGATCGGCAACAACCTTGTCAACATTCTTGCTTCCGCGCTGGCGACCAGCCTGTTTCTAAGCCTCTTCGGCGAAGCGGGTGTGGCCTATGCGACGCTGGCGATGACCATTCTTCTGGTGATCTTCGCAGAAGTCCTGCCGAAGAGCTGGGCGATTTCTTCAACCGACCGTTTTGCCATGACGGTCGCGCCGTTTGTGCGCGTGTTCGTAGCTGTTGCCGGCCCGCTCTCAAGCGTCGTCAATGCGATTGTTCGACGTCTGCTCGGTCTTCTTGGCGTGACCTTGTCGACCGAGACATCGATGCTATCCGCCCAGGAGGAACTGCGCGGGGCCGTGGCGCTGCTGCACCGGGAAGGCTCGGTGGTCAAGGCCGACCGAGACCGGCTTGGCGGCGTTCTCGATCTTGGCGAACTGGAAGTCTCCGACGTCATGGTACACCGCACGTCCATGCGCATGATCAATGCCGATGAGGAGCCGGAAACCGCCGTTCGGCAGGTGCTTGAAAGCCCCTATACCCGTATGCCGGTCTGGCGCGGAGAGACGGACAATATTATCGGTGTGATCCACGCCAAGGATGTGTTGCGCGCACTTGCCGGCACGGGCGGCGACCGCAAGACGGTCGATATCGTCAAGACGGCGCAAAAACCGTGGTTTGTGCCCGATACAACCAATGTGAAGGATCAGCTCAGTGCATTTTTGCGGCGCAAGGCCCATTTTGCCATCGTGGTCGATGAATATGGCGAGGTGGAAGGTCTGGTGACGCTTGAGGATATCCTTGAGGAGATCGTCGGCGATATAGCCGACGAGCACGATCTTGAAATGCAGGGTGTGCGGCAGGAGGCTGACGGTTCGGTTGTGGTGGATGGCAATGTGCCGATCCGCGATCTTAACCGGGCGCTGGACTGGAACCTACCGGACGAGGAGGCGACCACAGTTGCCGGTCTCGTCATCCATGAATCGCAGATCATTCCGGAAGAGCGCCAGGCGTTTACCTATCACGGCATGCGGTTCATCGTGATGAAACGCGTCAAAAACCGGATCACGAAACTGCGTATCCGGCCGGTGGCCTCGGAGAGCGGAAGCTAG
- a CDS encoding BolA family protein codes for MTKKLRDAFAPQRLYVINESHQHAGHQESFDGTGETHFRIRIVSDTFAGMPRIARHRAVNELLNEELEAGVHALAIEPAAPDETVRW; via the coding sequence ATGACAAAAAAACTTCGTGATGCATTCGCGCCGCAGCGCCTTTATGTCATCAACGAAAGTCATCAGCACGCCGGCCATCAGGAAAGCTTCGATGGCACCGGCGAAACCCATTTCCGAATCCGTATCGTTTCCGACACATTTGCCGGCATGCCCCGCATCGCGCGGCACAGGGCAGTCAACGAATTGCTGAATGAAGAGCTGGAAGCAGGCGTCCACGCCCTTGCGATCGAGCCGGCAGCCCCCGACGAAACGGTCCGCTGGTAA
- a CDS encoding J domain-containing protein codes for MEHMKLDSKYFDSIRSSKKKGKKGAKKATEAPTCQWDGCEKKGEFKAPVGRDAEGEYFMFCAEHVREYNKGYNYFSGLSDGEIARYQKEALTGHRPTWTVGVNKTSGGAQANPQHAQARSGSAAAYANMRDPFRLFEERGSARAQPRKRKLKTLEAKAFDTMGLAANATSDDIKTRYKELVKQHHPDANGGDRGSEERFREVIQAYQLLKQSGFC; via the coding sequence ATTGAGCACATGAAACTGGATTCAAAATATTTTGACAGCATCCGCTCGTCCAAAAAGAAGGGCAAGAAGGGCGCAAAAAAGGCAACTGAAGCGCCAACCTGCCAGTGGGACGGGTGTGAGAAGAAGGGTGAATTCAAGGCGCCGGTCGGCCGCGATGCCGAGGGCGAATATTTTATGTTCTGCGCCGAACACGTGCGCGAGTACAACAAGGGCTATAATTATTTCTCCGGCCTGTCGGATGGCGAGATTGCCCGATACCAGAAAGAAGCCCTGACCGGTCACAGGCCGACCTGGACGGTCGGCGTCAACAAAACATCGGGCGGTGCGCAGGCCAATCCGCAGCATGCGCAGGCGCGCTCGGGCAGCGCCGCGGCCTATGCCAATATGCGTGATCCGTTCCGCCTTTTCGAAGAGCGGGGTTCGGCCCGGGCGCAACCGCGCAAACGAAAGCTCAAGACACTGGAGGCCAAGGCCTTCGACACGATGGGCCTTGCCGCAAATGCGACATCTGACGACATCAAAACCCGCTACAAGGAACTGGTGAAACAGCACCACCCCGATGCCAATGGCGGCGACCGGGGGTCGGAGGAGCGGTTTCGCGAAGTAATTCAGGCCTATCAATTGTTAAAACAGTCTGGTTTCTGCTAG
- the cobS gene encoding cobaltochelatase subunit CobS, with protein MNKIDLDITNLPDTTVQVRETFDIDTDLKVPAYSQADAYVPDLDPDYLFDRETTLAILAGFAHNRRVMVSGYHGTGKSTHIEQVAARLNWPCVRVNLDSHVSRIDLVGKDAIVLQDGQQVTEFRDGILPWAYQHNVALVFDEYDAGRPDVMFVIQRVLESSGRLTLLDQSRVIRPHPAFRLFATANTVGLGDTTGLYHGTQQINQAQMDRWSIVTTLNYLPHDNEVNIVLAKVKSFDTEEGRDKVSKMVRVADMTRAAFINGDLSTVMSPRTVITWAENAEIFGDLAFAFQLTFLNKCDELERSLVAEQYQRAFGEELKDSAANIVLDS; from the coding sequence ATGAACAAGATTGACCTCGATATTACCAATCTGCCGGACACAACCGTGCAGGTCAGGGAAACCTTTGATATCGATACCGATCTCAAGGTGCCGGCCTATTCTCAGGCTGATGCCTATGTGCCGGATCTGGACCCGGATTACCTGTTCGACCGGGAGACGACGCTGGCGATCCTTGCCGGCTTTGCCCACAACCGCAGGGTGATGGTCTCCGGCTATCACGGCACCGGCAAATCGACCCATATCGAACAGGTCGCCGCGCGGCTCAACTGGCCATGCGTGCGCGTCAATCTCGACAGCCATGTCAGCCGTATCGACCTTGTCGGCAAGGACGCCATCGTGCTTCAGGATGGCCAGCAGGTTACCGAATTCCGCGACGGTATTTTGCCTTGGGCCTATCAACACAATGTGGCGCTGGTCTTTGACGAATACGATGCCGGCCGCCCCGATGTGATGTTCGTTATTCAGCGGGTGCTGGAATCGTCAGGCCGCCTGACGCTTCTGGACCAGAGCCGTGTGATCCGACCGCACCCCGCCTTCCGCCTGTTTGCGACGGCAAACACGGTTGGCCTCGGCGATACGACCGGCCTTTATCATGGTACCCAGCAGATCAACCAGGCACAGATGGACCGCTGGTCGATCGTGACGACACTCAACTATCTGCCGCACGACAACGAGGTCAATATCGTACTGGCCAAGGTCAAGAGTTTCGATACCGAAGAGGGTCGCGACAAGGTTTCCAAGATGGTCCGGGTCGCGGATATGACACGTGCTGCCTTCATCAACGGCGATCTTTCGACCGTGATGAGCCCGCGTACCGTCATCACCTGGGCGGAAAATGCCGAAATCTTTGGCGACCTCGCTTTTGCCTTCCAGCTCACCTTCCTGAACAAATGTGATGAGCTCGAGCGCTCGCTGGTGGCTGAACAATATCAGCGTGCCTTCGGCGAAGAGCTCAAGGACAGCGCAGCCAATATCGTTCTGGATTCCTAG
- the cobT gene encoding cobaltochelatase subunit CobT, whose amino-acid sequence MAGRGDNSRATARPPVDSEPFKRALTGCVRSIANDHELEVVFANDRPGLAGERARLPDLPKRPSRSDVSLTRGVGDSLALRKACHDTAVHTAMAPQGDDAREIFDAVEQARIEAIGSKRMAGVADNLTAVLSDRCNKAGYRNITDRAQAPLHDALALLVREKLTGQAPPETAGPVLDLWRDWIEEKAGADMEHLGEALEDQQAFARLVRDMLAHMDVAEEYGEDPDQQDQQDETTDDDQPRSDEENDESAQDEAGSESAPAEENESADEQMEDGEMDGAEVTEDDMLDDQDDDAETPGETRRPNTPFDDLSQKVDYGVFTEQFDETVAAEELCEEAELERLRAFLDKQLSNLQGVVGRLANRLQRRLMAQQNRAWEFDLEEGYLDSARLVRMVIDPMQSLSFKMERDTNFRDTVVTLLIDNSGSMRGRPITVAATCADILARTLERCGVKVEILGFTTKAWKGGQAREKWLGEGKPANPGRLNDLRHIIYKSADAPWRRARRNLGLMMREGLLKENIDGEALIWAHNRLLGRPEQRRILMMISDGAPVDDSTLSVNPGNYLERHLRAVIEEIETRSPIELLAIGIGHDVTRYYRRAVTIVDAEELAGAMTEQLASLFEEEQGGPAMRRAG is encoded by the coding sequence ATGGCCGGCCGCGGTGACAATTCCCGGGCGACTGCCCGTCCGCCGGTCGATTCGGAACCGTTCAAGCGTGCCTTGACCGGTTGCGTGCGCTCGATTGCCAACGACCATGAACTTGAGGTGGTGTTTGCCAATGACCGGCCCGGACTTGCCGGCGAACGGGCACGGCTGCCAGATCTTCCCAAGCGCCCGTCGCGCAGCGATGTCAGCCTGACGCGTGGTGTCGGGGATTCGCTGGCGCTGCGCAAGGCCTGTCACGATACGGCTGTTCACACGGCCATGGCGCCGCAGGGGGACGACGCCCGTGAGATATTCGACGCTGTGGAACAGGCCCGGATCGAGGCAATCGGGTCAAAACGTATGGCCGGTGTTGCGGACAATCTGACAGCCGTGCTGTCGGACCGCTGCAACAAGGCCGGCTACCGCAATATCACCGACAGGGCGCAGGCACCGCTGCATGACGCGCTGGCACTTCTGGTGCGGGAAAAACTCACCGGACAGGCGCCGCCCGAGACCGCCGGTCCGGTTCTTGATCTGTGGCGCGACTGGATCGAGGAAAAAGCCGGCGCCGATATGGAGCATCTTGGCGAAGCGCTGGAAGATCAGCAGGCATTTGCCCGGCTTGTTCGCGATATGCTGGCTCATATGGATGTCGCCGAGGAATATGGCGAAGATCCCGATCAGCAGGATCAGCAGGACGAGACGACCGACGACGATCAGCCCCGCTCCGATGAGGAGAATGACGAGAGCGCGCAGGATGAAGCCGGATCGGAATCCGCGCCTGCCGAGGAGAACGAATCCGCTGACGAACAGATGGAAGACGGCGAGATGGACGGCGCCGAGGTCACCGAGGACGATATGCTCGATGACCAGGACGACGATGCCGAGACGCCGGGAGAGACACGGCGGCCGAATACGCCGTTCGACGATCTTAGCCAGAAGGTCGACTATGGCGTGTTCACCGAACAGTTCGACGAAACGGTGGCCGCCGAGGAGTTGTGTGAAGAGGCCGAGCTGGAGCGGTTGCGGGCCTTTCTCGACAAACAGCTTTCGAACCTGCAGGGCGTCGTCGGGCGTCTTGCCAACCGGTTGCAGCGGCGGCTGATGGCTCAGCAGAACCGGGCATGGGAATTCGACCTTGAGGAAGGTTATCTCGATTCCGCGCGGCTCGTGCGCATGGTGATCGATCCAATGCAGTCGCTCTCTTTCAAGATGGAACGCGATACCAATTTCCGCGACACCGTTGTCACGCTCCTGATCGATAATTCCGGATCGATGCGCGGCCGGCCGATCACGGTTGCAGCCACCTGTGCGGATATTCTTGCCCGCACGTTGGAACGCTGCGGGGTCAAGGTCGAGATCCTCGGCTTTACCACCAAGGCCTGGAAGGGCGGACAGGCCCGCGAAAAGTGGCTGGGCGAAGGAAAGCCTGCCAATCCGGGCCGGCTCAACGATTTGCGTCACATTATCTACAAATCCGCGGATGCGCCATGGCGGCGGGCGCGGCGCAATCTTGGTCTGATGATGCGCGAGGGTCTGCTGAAGGAAAACATTGATGGCGAGGCGCTGATCTGGGCGCATAACCGCCTGTTGGGGCGGCCAGAACAGCGGCGTATCCTGATGATGATTTCCGACGGCGCACCGGTTGACGATTCAACCCTGTCGGTCAATCCAGGCAATTATCTCGAGCGTCATTTGAGGGCGGTGATCGAGGAGATCGAGACGCGGTCTCCGATCGAGTTGCTTGCCATCGGCATCGGGCACGACGTGACGCGCTACTATCGCCGCGCGGTGACTATTGTCGATGCCGAGGAACTCGCCGGTGCGATGACCGAGCAGTTGGCTTCGCTCTTCGAGGAAGAGCAAGGCGGGCCGGCAATGCGGCGCGCGGGCTGA